Proteins found in one Erythrobacter sp. 3-20A1M genomic segment:
- a CDS encoding MFS transporter, with product MAESVDTALEREPTAKEIRLVIAASSAGTIFEWYDFFIYGTLAGLIGAAFFPGGNPTLQLLLVWAGFAIGFGFRPLGAILFGFLGDRLGRKYTFLVTVTLMGIATAGVGLVPDATSIGIVAPIIVIGLRILQGLALGGEYGGAAIYVAEHAPPDKRGFYTSFIQASVVGGFVLSIAVVVLCRWIIPEDTFAAWGWRVPFLLSLLLLAISLWMRLKLSESPVFQAMKNAGETSGNPFVESFTYPGNKGRIFVALFGVAGTLTVIWYTAFFSSLNFLRGPMRVEEKTVEYILFCAGLAAMPLYVIVGRWSDRIGRKKPIVVGALLTLVLVFPIFWGMGHLANPALADAAERYPVVVAGRDCATDPFAELTGREQSPCGKVLETLTASGVAYRVREAPTLSMSIADQAFAIPSGWLTDSDARRDGLQEMLGRAGFDFARQQPGAVALAGIFALLLAMGMLSALTYGSVAALLTEMFPAKIRYSSMSIPYHLGAGILGGFLPLISSYIVARTGDVYSGLWYTWALTAFGAIIAIWGIRGGPPREFENT from the coding sequence ATGGCCGAGAGCGTCGATACCGCATTGGAGCGAGAGCCAACCGCGAAGGAAATCCGCCTCGTCATTGCCGCATCTTCCGCCGGCACGATCTTCGAATGGTACGACTTCTTTATCTACGGCACGCTCGCCGGGCTGATCGGCGCCGCCTTCTTTCCGGGTGGAAACCCGACATTGCAGTTGCTGCTGGTCTGGGCGGGCTTCGCGATCGGCTTCGGCTTCCGTCCGCTCGGCGCGATTCTGTTCGGCTTTCTCGGCGACCGGTTGGGCCGCAAATATACCTTTCTCGTCACGGTTACGCTGATGGGAATCGCGACCGCTGGCGTCGGGCTCGTCCCCGATGCGACCAGTATCGGGATCGTCGCGCCGATCATCGTGATCGGCCTGCGCATCCTTCAGGGTCTGGCGCTGGGCGGCGAGTATGGCGGCGCGGCGATCTACGTCGCCGAGCATGCTCCGCCGGACAAGCGCGGGTTCTACACCAGCTTCATTCAGGCGAGCGTCGTGGGCGGTTTCGTCCTGTCCATCGCGGTGGTCGTGCTGTGTCGCTGGATTATTCCCGAAGACACCTTCGCCGCGTGGGGCTGGCGGGTTCCGTTCCTGCTGTCCCTGCTGCTGCTCGCCATATCGCTGTGGATGCGCCTCAAACTGTCCGAGAGCCCGGTATTCCAGGCGATGAAGAACGCGGGCGAAACTAGCGGCAATCCCTTCGTCGAAAGCTTCACCTATCCCGGTAACAAGGGGCGCATCTTCGTCGCGCTGTTCGGCGTTGCCGGCACGCTGACGGTGATCTGGTACACCGCCTTCTTTTCCAGCCTGAATTTCCTGCGCGGACCGATGCGGGTGGAAGAAAAGACGGTCGAATACATACTGTTTTGCGCCGGGCTGGCGGCCATGCCGCTCTACGTCATCGTCGGACGCTGGTCCGACCGGATCGGTCGCAAGAAGCCGATCGTCGTCGGGGCTCTGCTGACGTTGGTGCTGGTCTTCCCGATTTTCTGGGGCATGGGACACCTCGCTAATCCTGCGCTGGCCGATGCGGCGGAGCGCTATCCGGTTGTGGTGGCGGGGCGCGATTGCGCGACCGATCCCTTCGCCGAGCTCACCGGGCGCGAGCAGAGTCCGTGCGGCAAGGTGCTCGAGACGCTGACGGCGAGCGGTGTCGCCTATCGCGTGCGCGAGGCACCGACCCTTTCCATGTCGATTGCAGACCAAGCCTTCGCCATTCCCTCGGGTTGGCTGACCGACAGCGACGCGCGCCGCGACGGTTTGCAGGAGATGCTCGGCCGCGCGGGTTTCGACTTCGCACGCCAGCAGCCCGGCGCAGTTGCCCTTGCGGGCATCTTCGCGCTGTTGCTGGCGATGGGCATGCTCTCGGCGCTCACCTACGGATCGGTCGCCGCGCTGCTGACGGAGATGTTCCCGGCCAAGATCCGCTACAGTTCGATGTCGATCCCCTACCACCTCGGCGCAGGCATCCTCGGCGGGTTCCTGCCGCTCATTTCAAGCTACATCGTGGCGCGCACCGGGGATGTCTATTCGGGCCTCTGGTACACCTGGGCCCTCACGGCATTCGGTGCGATCATTGCGATCTGGGGTATTCGCGGCGGCCCGCCGCGGGAGTTCGAGAACACATGA
- a CDS encoding aminoacyl--tRNA ligase-related protein, giving the protein MPEIRHALSIKRADDFAQWYQAVVAEAQLAEESGVRGCMVIKPWGYGMWERIQRLLDDRIKAKGHENCYFPLLIPLANFEREAEHVEGFAKEMAVVTHHRLIADGKGGLIPDPEAKLEEPLVIRPTSETIIGDAMARWIQSWRDLPLLTNQWANVMRWEMRTRMFLRTSEFLWQEGHTAHETAEQAKAHTMTMLEVYRACAEEDLALPVIAGEKPENERFPGAVETWSIEAMMQDGKALQAGTSHYLGTNFAKASGIQFQDREGSQQFCHTTSWGVSTRMIGGVIMTHGDDDGLRVPPRIAPWQVVILPMLRDKPEDAELLDYCEGLRVAIAGQHALGEPVRVLLDTKPGKAAAKRWDWVRKGAPVIIEVGGRDMENGVVSLLRRDALWNAETGKPAFQTPTREAAGQTIGGLLGDIQHALFTEAAERRDANIVRDIADMDGLRAFYSGDAQFPGWVEVQWSKPTGAALDKVVEQLKELKLTIRNVPMDGPAADGSCIFTGDPAVERIYVAKAY; this is encoded by the coding sequence GTGCCCGAAATACGCCACGCCCTCTCGATCAAGCGCGCGGACGACTTCGCGCAATGGTACCAGGCGGTCGTTGCCGAAGCGCAGTTGGCCGAGGAATCGGGCGTGCGTGGCTGCATGGTGATCAAGCCGTGGGGCTACGGCATGTGGGAACGCATCCAGCGCCTGCTCGACGACCGGATCAAGGCGAAGGGGCACGAGAACTGTTATTTCCCGCTGCTGATCCCGCTCGCCAATTTCGAGCGCGAGGCGGAGCATGTCGAAGGCTTCGCCAAGGAAATGGCGGTCGTCACGCATCACCGCCTGATCGCCGATGGCAAGGGCGGGCTGATCCCCGATCCCGAGGCGAAGCTGGAAGAGCCGCTGGTGATCCGGCCGACCTCCGAAACGATCATTGGCGATGCCATGGCGCGCTGGATCCAGAGCTGGCGCGACCTGCCGCTGCTGACCAACCAATGGGCCAACGTCATGCGCTGGGAGATGCGCACCCGCATGTTCCTGCGCACCAGCGAATTCCTGTGGCAGGAAGGGCATACCGCGCATGAAACTGCCGAGCAGGCGAAGGCGCACACCATGACCATGCTGGAGGTCTATCGCGCCTGTGCCGAGGAAGATCTCGCGCTGCCGGTGATCGCTGGCGAGAAGCCGGAGAACGAGCGCTTTCCCGGCGCGGTCGAGACTTGGTCGATCGAGGCGATGATGCAGGACGGCAAGGCGCTGCAGGCCGGTACCAGCCATTATCTCGGCACCAATTTCGCGAAGGCGAGCGGCATCCAGTTCCAGGACCGCGAGGGTTCGCAGCAGTTCTGCCACACGACCAGCTGGGGTGTCTCCACCCGCATGATCGGCGGTGTCATCATGACCCATGGCGACGACGACGGGCTGCGCGTACCGCCGCGCATCGCGCCGTGGCAGGTCGTGATCCTGCCGATGCTGCGCGACAAGCCGGAGGATGCGGAACTGCTCGACTATTGCGAGGGGCTGCGCGTTGCGATCGCCGGGCAGCACGCGCTGGGCGAGCCGGTGCGCGTGCTGCTCGACACCAAGCCGGGCAAGGCCGCGGCCAAGCGCTGGGACTGGGTGCGCAAGGGCGCGCCGGTGATCATCGAGGTCGGCGGCCGCGACATGGAAAACGGCGTCGTCAGCCTGCTGCGCCGCGACGCGCTGTGGAATGCCGAAACCGGCAAGCCTGCCTTCCAGACGCCGACGCGCGAGGCCGCCGGCCAGACGATCGGCGGCTTGCTGGGTGATATCCAGCATGCGCTGTTCACCGAGGCGGCGGAGCGGCGCGATGCCAATATCGTGCGCGACATCGCCGATATGGATGGCCTGCGCGCCTTCTATTCGGGCGATGCGCAGTTCCCCGGTTGGGTCGAGGTGCAATGGTCGAAGCCGACCGGTGCGGCGCTGGACAAGGTGGTCGAACAGCTCAAAGAGCTGAAGCTGACGATCCGCAACGTCCCGATGGACGGTCCGGCCGCCGACGGCTCCTGCATCTTCACCGGCGATCCGGCAGTGGAGCGGATCTACGTCGCGAAGGCGTATTGA
- the radA gene encoding DNA repair protein RadA → MAKPKKRYVCQACGAVSHRWQGQCGDCAEWNTLVEDVPATVFSQKHDLSSGGRAFALEALDAPGEALQRRPTGIAEFDRALGGGLVPGSAILMGGDPGIGKSTLLLQAGASIARGGGQVVYISGEEAAGQVRLRASRLGLADAPVQLASATSVRDILTTLGGREFQDRPPALLVIDSIQTMHSDTIEGAPGTVSQVRGCAFELIRYAKENGVALVLVGHVTKDGSIAGPRVLEHMVDVVMSFEGERSHQFRILRALKNRFGAVDEIGVFAMAGQGLEEVANPSTLFLSGRDEPLAGSAVFPALEGTRPVLVEVQALIVRLQSGATPRRAVVGWDNGRLAMLLAVLESRCGLSFSNAEVYLNVAGGYRLTDPAADLAVAAALVSALADRPLPDRSVWFGEVSLAGEIRPVARGAPRLREAAKLGFDRGYGPRPSGKSDEDKVEGLQRIALDRLANLVDRVMGNA, encoded by the coding sequence ATGGCGAAGCCGAAGAAGCGTTATGTCTGCCAGGCCTGCGGGGCCGTATCGCACCGGTGGCAGGGTCAGTGCGGCGATTGCGCCGAATGGAACACGCTGGTCGAGGATGTGCCCGCGACCGTTTTCTCGCAGAAACACGATTTGTCGAGCGGCGGGCGGGCCTTCGCGCTGGAGGCGCTCGACGCGCCGGGCGAGGCGCTGCAACGCCGCCCGACCGGTATCGCCGAATTCGACCGCGCGCTGGGCGGCGGCCTCGTCCCCGGGTCGGCGATTCTCATGGGTGGTGATCCCGGGATCGGGAAGTCCACGCTGTTGCTGCAAGCGGGTGCAAGTATCGCGCGCGGCGGCGGACAGGTGGTCTATATCAGCGGTGAGGAAGCGGCGGGACAGGTCCGCTTGCGCGCCTCGCGCCTCGGTCTCGCCGATGCGCCGGTCCAGCTCGCGTCCGCGACATCGGTGCGCGATATCCTGACCACGCTTGGTGGGCGGGAGTTTCAGGATCGGCCCCCGGCGCTGCTGGTGATCGATTCGATCCAGACGATGCATTCCGACACCATCGAAGGTGCGCCGGGGACCGTCAGCCAGGTGCGCGGCTGCGCGTTCGAGCTCATCCGCTACGCCAAGGAGAACGGGGTCGCGCTCGTGTTGGTCGGCCATGTCACTAAGGATGGGAGTATCGCCGGCCCTCGTGTGCTCGAGCACATGGTCGATGTGGTGATGAGCTTCGAGGGGGAGCGCAGCCACCAGTTCCGCATCCTGCGCGCGCTCAAGAATCGCTTCGGTGCCGTGGACGAGATCGGCGTGTTCGCGATGGCTGGGCAAGGGCTGGAGGAGGTCGCAAACCCCTCCACGCTGTTCCTGTCGGGCCGGGACGAACCGCTGGCAGGCAGCGCGGTGTTCCCCGCGCTGGAGGGTACGCGGCCGGTGCTGGTAGAAGTGCAGGCATTGATCGTACGTTTGCAATCGGGCGCGACGCCGCGCCGTGCGGTCGTGGGCTGGGATAATGGCCGCCTCGCCATGTTGCTAGCCGTGCTCGAATCGCGCTGCGGCCTGAGCTTCTCCAATGCGGAGGTCTATCTCAACGTCGCGGGTGGCTATCGCCTGACCGACCCCGCCGCCGATCTCGCTGTCGCCGCCGCGCTGGTCTCCGCGCTTGCCGACCGGCCATTGCCCGATCGTTCGGTGTGGTTCGGGGAAGTGTCGCTCGCAGGGGAAATCCGTCCGGTCGCGCGCGGCGCGCCCCGGCTGCGAGAGGCGGCCAAGCTCGGCTTCGATCGCGGTTACGGACCGCGCCCATCCGGTAAATCGGACGAGGACAAGGTGGAGGGACTGCAGCGGATCGCGCTCGACCGGCTCGCCAACCTCGTTGACCGGGTGATGGGCAACGCATAA
- a CDS encoding iron-sulfur cluster assembly scaffold protein has protein sequence MSAAKLYTPQILALAVELHEYPLTNDLPLRGAARSPACGSTLSLGLRLSGDEIAAIGLRLSACAIGQASAAIFARHVVGRTREQLLGSARAMEDWLTENADRPDWPDLALLEPARAYPGRHGAMLLPWKAAIDALSNSQAAE, from the coding sequence ATGAGCGCGGCGAAGCTCTACACCCCGCAAATTCTGGCATTGGCGGTGGAGCTGCACGAGTATCCGCTGACCAACGATCTGCCCTTGCGCGGCGCGGCGCGCTCTCCCGCATGCGGGAGTACGCTGTCGCTGGGGCTCAGGCTGTCCGGCGACGAGATCGCCGCGATCGGCCTGCGGCTGTCGGCGTGCGCCATCGGCCAGGCGTCCGCCGCGATCTTCGCCCGCCATGTGGTCGGCAGGACGCGGGAGCAATTGCTTGGCTCGGCCAGGGCGATGGAAGACTGGCTCACCGAGAACGCAGATCGCCCCGACTGGCCCGACCTTGCGCTGCTCGAGCCCGCGCGGGCCTATCCCGGTCGCCATGGCGCGATGCTCCTGCCGTGGAAGGCCGCGATCGACGCGCTTTCCAATTCCCAGGCCGCTGAGTAA
- a CDS encoding M28 family peptidase, producing the protein MKKPLLASAAIALLATPLAAQDDPASAVSAERLKETVEKLVSFGTRHTLSSQTDPKRGIGAAVDWGADEFRSISKGCGGCLEVVLPETQVQGGRIPDPVRLRDVVAIQRGTERPNEVVIVQGHIDSRVSDVMNATADAPGANDDGSGTALAIEAARVLSKHRYPTTIVYALLSGEEQGLYGGQLLADYAQQQGWTVKAVLNNDIVGNSCGSDGFCDAGHVRVFSEGTRADVTDRALSAQARDGGENDSPSRNLSRFVDDIAEKSEGELAVRQIWRTDRMGRGGDQLPFLDKGYPAIRFSVAVENYDQQHQDLRTEDGVEYGDTIDKMDFPYLAKVTQLNVRTLAELAQAPMPPAPVAKAAVSTDTEISWKPVVGAHSYRLYRRRTDQPYWPSEPFDTIDVPDAVRQANEGVVVSVREPRGQRNGAVVSRTEISTTLAHIRGDDWFFGVSSCSADGACSPVASAVPGGAFAPLAQGEGDSE; encoded by the coding sequence ATGAAAAAGCCCCTGCTCGCATCCGCCGCTATCGCTCTACTCGCGACACCTCTCGCCGCGCAGGACGATCCGGCGAGCGCCGTGTCCGCCGAACGCCTGAAGGAGACGGTGGAGAAGCTGGTGTCGTTCGGCACGCGGCATACGCTTTCCAGCCAGACCGATCCGAAGCGCGGCATCGGCGCGGCGGTCGATTGGGGCGCGGACGAATTTCGATCGATCTCGAAAGGCTGCGGCGGCTGTCTCGAGGTCGTGCTGCCCGAAACGCAGGTGCAGGGCGGGCGCATTCCCGATCCGGTGCGGTTGCGCGATGTGGTGGCCATCCAGCGCGGGACCGAGCGGCCGAATGAAGTGGTGATCGTGCAGGGCCATATCGACAGCCGCGTCAGCGACGTGATGAACGCGACGGCGGACGCGCCGGGCGCGAACGACGACGGCAGCGGCACCGCCCTGGCGATAGAGGCAGCGCGGGTCCTGTCCAAACACCGATATCCGACCACGATCGTCTACGCGCTGCTCTCGGGCGAGGAGCAGGGGCTCTACGGGGGGCAGTTGCTGGCGGATTACGCGCAGCAGCAGGGGTGGACAGTCAAGGCGGTGCTGAACAACGACATCGTAGGCAACAGCTGCGGTTCGGACGGGTTCTGCGATGCCGGGCACGTCCGCGTCTTTTCCGAAGGGACCCGCGCCGATGTGACCGACCGGGCGCTGTCCGCGCAAGCGCGCGACGGCGGCGAGAACGACAGCCCGAGCCGCAATCTGTCGCGCTTCGTCGATGACATCGCGGAGAAGAGCGAGGGCGAGCTGGCGGTTCGTCAGATATGGCGGACGGACCGGATGGGGCGGGGTGGCGACCAGCTTCCGTTTCTGGATAAAGGTTATCCCGCAATCCGCTTCTCCGTTGCGGTCGAGAACTACGACCAGCAGCATCAGGACCTGAGGACCGAAGACGGAGTCGAATACGGCGACACCATCGACAAGATGGACTTCCCCTACCTCGCCAAGGTCACACAGCTGAACGTGCGTACGCTGGCGGAGCTGGCCCAGGCTCCGATGCCACCCGCCCCGGTCGCGAAAGCAGCGGTGAGCACCGATACCGAAATCAGCTGGAAGCCGGTTGTCGGCGCGCATTCCTATCGCCTCTATCGGCGACGGACGGATCAACCCTACTGGCCGAGTGAGCCGTTCGATACCATCGACGTGCCCGATGCGGTGAGGCAGGCCAACGAAGGGGTTGTCGTATCCGTTCGCGAACCACGCGGACAACGCAATGGAGCAGTTGTCTCTCGTACCGAGATTTCGACCACGCTGGCGCATATCCGCGGCGACGACTGGTTCTTCGGCGTCTCGTCCTGCTCCGCCGACGGCGCGTGCAGCCCGGTCGCCAGCGCGGTTCCCGGCGGCGCTTTCGCACCGCTCGCGCAAGGGGAGGGTGACAGCGAGTAG
- a CDS encoding alanine racemase — translation MTNLPEPPPRSLELRIDREALAANWRALDRLSGKARAGAAAKANCYGLGVDTCVPVLRDAGARNFFVAHWSEVVGVVGHVPPEQVSVLHGANSADEVAYAQAVGAVPVVNSLHQARRWTEGGGGPCDLMVDTGINRLGVPVSALSEPAIAALDVRVLLTHLSSADEDDPANARQLAAFREARGRVRHREASIANSAGIALGEGYHADLTRPGLALYGGIPRGELSGTIRQVAFPRAAIIQTRDIGAGDAVGYNREFVAKAPMRVATVSLGYADGFLRARGGSHLVSEGRKLALLGKVSMDMVIADITAAPDLRAGEWLDVPFDLPEISAQSGLSQYELLTTIGTRFRR, via the coding sequence ATGACCAACCTGCCCGAGCCTCCTCCGCGTTCCCTCGAACTGCGCATCGATCGCGAGGCGCTGGCCGCCAACTGGCGCGCTCTCGATCGCCTGTCGGGAAAGGCGCGCGCGGGTGCGGCGGCCAAGGCGAATTGCTACGGCCTCGGCGTAGATACGTGCGTGCCGGTGCTGCGCGATGCGGGTGCGCGCAACTTTTTCGTCGCGCACTGGAGCGAGGTTGTCGGCGTGGTCGGGCATGTGCCGCCCGAGCAGGTGAGCGTGCTCCATGGCGCGAACAGCGCGGACGAGGTGGCTTATGCGCAGGCTGTTGGCGCGGTCCCTGTGGTAAACTCGCTGCATCAGGCGCGGCGGTGGACCGAGGGGGGCGGGGGCCCGTGCGATCTGATGGTCGACACGGGAATCAATCGGCTCGGGGTTCCCGTATCCGCGCTGTCCGAGCCAGCGATTGCCGCGCTCGATGTTCGCGTGTTGCTGACCCATCTTTCCAGCGCGGACGAAGACGATCCGGCCAATGCGCGCCAGCTCGCGGCGTTCCGGGAGGCGCGCGGCCGCGTTCGCCATCGCGAGGCGAGCATCGCCAACAGTGCCGGTATCGCGTTGGGGGAGGGCTACCATGCCGACCTCACCAGGCCGGGACTGGCGCTCTATGGCGGCATCCCGCGCGGCGAGCTTTCCGGCACGATCCGGCAAGTCGCCTTTCCCCGCGCCGCGATCATCCAGACCCGCGATATCGGCGCTGGCGACGCGGTCGGCTACAACCGTGAGTTTGTGGCGAAGGCACCCATGCGGGTCGCCACGGTCTCGCTAGGCTATGCCGACGGGTTCCTGCGCGCGCGCGGCGGATCGCACCTTGTCAGCGAGGGTCGCAAGCTGGCGCTGCTCGGCAAGGTGTCGATGGACATGGTGATCGCCGACATTACCGCCGCGCCCGACCTTCGCGCGGGCGAATGGCTCGACGTGCCGTTCGACCTACCCGAAATCTCCGCCCAAAGCGGGCTGTCGCAATATGAATTGCTGACCACGATCGGGACACGCTTCCGCCGCTGA
- a CDS encoding CvpA family protein has product MTAFDIIVLVIVGFGAVGGFARGFVQEVLSLLAWVAAIVAIRYFHEPLLAWLAPKFDSETTAAVVAFLLLLGVSYGLMRLIATRAGKTSRNSMLGPVDRALGFGFGALKGAVIVMIAFSIVVLGYDTIWGEEGRPDWITQARTYPVVNAATDATVTYIQERRTAQSGTTDEDEEPAAE; this is encoded by the coding sequence ATGACCGCTTTCGATATCATCGTTCTCGTGATCGTCGGTTTCGGCGCTGTCGGCGGCTTTGCGCGCGGCTTCGTGCAGGAGGTGCTGTCGCTTCTCGCCTGGGTCGCGGCGATCGTAGCGATCCGCTATTTCCACGAACCGCTGCTTGCCTGGCTCGCTCCGAAATTCGATTCCGAGACGACGGCGGCGGTGGTGGCGTTTCTCCTCTTGCTGGGCGTTTCCTACGGCCTGATGCGCCTGATCGCGACGCGCGCGGGGAAGACCTCTCGCAATTCCATGCTGGGTCCGGTCGATCGCGCCCTCGGCTTCGGCTTCGGCGCGCTGAAGGGGGCGGTTATCGTGATGATCGCCTTCTCCATCGTGGTGCTGGGCTACGATACCATCTGGGGCGAGGAGGGGCGACCGGACTGGATCACACAGGCGCGAACCTATCCTGTCGTCAACGCGGCGACCGACGCGACGGTCACCTACATTCAGGAGAGGCGCACCGCGCAATCCGGCACTACCGATGAGGACGAGGAACCGGCAGCCGAATGA
- the phaR gene encoding polyhydroxyalkanoate synthesis repressor PhaR, protein MASKNTKTDSDETVVIKKYANRRLYNTASSSYITLDDLARMTREGVEFKVIDAKTGDDLTRTIMTQIIMEAETNGAEMLPISFLRQIISLYGHSMQPVMPHFLEAAMENFSTHRPEWQKAMESGWKDHPFARIAENNMEMMRAATEAFMGGGRKDKPAPATTDEAPAAKGDDLAEMRAQMAAMQKRLDELGK, encoded by the coding sequence ATGGCTAGCAAGAATACCAAGACCGATAGCGACGAAACGGTCGTTATCAAGAAATACGCCAACCGGCGGCTCTACAACACTGCCTCGTCGAGCTACATCACGCTCGACGATCTCGCCCGGATGACCCGCGAAGGCGTGGAGTTCAAGGTGATCGACGCGAAGACCGGCGACGATCTCACCCGCACGATCATGACGCAGATCATCATGGAGGCAGAAACGAACGGCGCGGAAATGCTGCCGATTAGCTTCCTGCGCCAGATCATCTCGCTCTACGGTCATTCGATGCAGCCGGTGATGCCACACTTTCTGGAAGCCGCAATGGAGAACTTCTCCACCCACCGGCCCGAATGGCAAAAGGCGATGGAGTCGGGCTGGAAGGATCATCCCTTCGCCAGGATCGCAGAGAACAACATGGAGATGATGCGCGCTGCGACCGAGGCGTTCATGGGTGGGGGCCGGAAGGATAAGCCCGCACCTGCCACCACCGACGAAGCGCCCGCTGCGAAGGGTGACGATCTTGCTGAAATGCGCGCGCAGATGGCGGCGATGCAAAAGCGACTGGACGAACTGGGCAAATAG